A single window of Granulicella mallensis MP5ACTX8 DNA harbors:
- a CDS encoding PadR family transcriptional regulator: MLRLIEIPAFQRNACPLFLKRMADSNSIYRSSIVRDLVSPPRRYIYLVLKQQRELFFGLIRIHVLVHASHEPIFGLAMMEELKHHGYRIGPGTLYPLLHGLERGGLLKSSLKNVGGRKRRVYKITAVGRRALDKAREKVDELHQELHEEHPRKISPPGDISTTSR; the protein is encoded by the coding sequence ATGCTGAGACTCATCGAGATTCCTGCCTTCCAGCGAAATGCTTGCCCACTCTTTTTAAAGCGAATGGCCGACTCGAACAGCATATATCGAAGTTCGATAGTAAGAGATCTGGTATCACCCCCGCGAAGGTATATTTACCTTGTGTTGAAACAACAGCGGGAACTCTTCTTCGGGCTCATACGGATTCATGTGCTTGTGCATGCCTCCCATGAGCCAATCTTTGGATTGGCCATGATGGAGGAGCTGAAGCATCATGGATATCGCATTGGTCCTGGAACGCTCTATCCGCTTCTGCATGGCCTGGAGCGGGGCGGCTTGTTGAAGTCTTCACTCAAAAATGTTGGAGGACGCAAAAGGCGGGTTTATAAGATCACCGCAGTTGGCAGGAGAGCCTTAGACAAGGCCAGAGAAAAGGTGGATGAGCTTCATCAGGAACTTCATGAGGAGCACCCGCGGAAGATATCGCCTCCCGGCGATATCTCTACCACCAGTCGATGA
- the mreD gene encoding rod shape-determining protein MreD: MAEHSYTSRRELDQYAFHPAVTLLVPVVCILLQVVLPKTFPRLAILDLPLIAVIFFSVARRSQIAGTMTGTLIGLFQDGLTNHPFGVNGIAKGIIGYIAASIGFAVDVENLVNRILLNFCFSLLQSGLLYLIARWLLGDATVRLMPVHELIRAVSNTAVAIPLFYMLDRFRVRE, encoded by the coding sequence ATGGCAGAGCATAGTTACACCTCCCGACGCGAACTCGACCAGTACGCCTTCCACCCCGCAGTCACGCTGCTGGTGCCGGTGGTGTGCATCCTGCTGCAGGTGGTGCTGCCTAAGACGTTCCCCCGGCTGGCAATCCTCGACCTGCCGCTGATCGCGGTGATCTTCTTCTCCGTTGCGCGGCGCAGTCAGATCGCCGGAACGATGACCGGAACCCTGATTGGGCTGTTTCAGGACGGGCTGACGAACCATCCTTTCGGGGTCAATGGCATCGCGAAGGGGATTATCGGCTATATCGCGGCGAGCATTGGGTTTGCCGTCGATGTCGAGAACCTGGTGAACCGGATTCTGCTGAACTTTTGCTTCAGCCTGTTGCAGAGCGGACTCCTGTACCTCATCGCGCGGTGGCTACTGGGCGATGCGACGGTCCGGCTGATGCCGGTGCATGAGCTGATCCGTGCGGTTTCGAATACGGCCGTGGCGATTCCCCTGTTCTATATGCTTGATCGATTTCGGGTGCGGGAGTAG
- a CDS encoding transporter, translated as MSLSIHCARLAILLVLLSAASKLVAQAGPPFQTDDPTPVDLGHYEAYIFGTVDGTPAEIDPTGPAFEFNWGAIPNIQLHAILPFGAVRPSNNPVYLPGGSGSSAYGLTDMELGVKYGFIKQTKHRPQIGSFTMFEIPTGSYAKGLGVGKVWYKLPIWVEKEFGPWSLCGGLGYTIVPQTQYRNYLYGGYLVKREINKKLELSAEIFSHAREGFAAAQTQSSTMMDAGGYYHFKSPGLQLLFAYGHSIAGQTENYGYLGLYKTWGKDKDADKKTSSDAMVSSQQHENR; from the coding sequence ATGAGTCTCAGCATCCATTGCGCAAGACTGGCGATACTCCTCGTCCTTCTATCGGCAGCTTCAAAACTGGTGGCGCAGGCGGGACCTCCGTTCCAGACCGATGACCCCACGCCGGTGGATCTCGGGCACTACGAGGCTTATATCTTCGGAACCGTGGATGGCACTCCGGCAGAGATCGATCCGACCGGGCCGGCGTTTGAGTTCAACTGGGGTGCCATTCCCAACATTCAGCTTCATGCCATTCTCCCCTTCGGTGCGGTCAGGCCATCCAATAACCCTGTCTATCTTCCGGGTGGCTCGGGCTCCAGCGCCTATGGGTTGACGGATATGGAGTTGGGCGTGAAGTACGGCTTCATCAAGCAAACGAAACACCGCCCGCAGATTGGATCGTTCACCATGTTCGAGATTCCGACGGGAAGCTATGCCAAAGGTCTCGGCGTCGGCAAGGTCTGGTACAAGCTGCCTATCTGGGTTGAGAAAGAATTCGGGCCCTGGAGTCTCTGCGGCGGGCTGGGCTACACGATCGTACCGCAAACCCAATATCGCAACTATCTTTACGGCGGATATCTCGTTAAGCGTGAGATCAACAAGAAGCTGGAACTCTCTGCCGAAATCTTTTCTCATGCGCGAGAAGGATTTGCGGCGGCTCAGACGCAATCTTCGACCATGATGGACGCAGGCGGCTACTACCACTTCAAATCTCCCGGACTCCAACTGCTCTTCGCGTATGGCCACTCCATCGCCGGGCAGACGGAGAACTATGGCTATCTTGGCCTCTATAAAACCTGGGGGAAAGATAAAGATGCAGACAAGAAAACCTCGAGCGACGCTATGGTGTCTTCGCAGCAGCATGAGAACCGATGA
- a CDS encoding ATP-binding protein, whose protein sequence is MSSKAPNPIMRSAAWRISLWATLAFAIGTMLVFAMLHRFVANDIQRRSDAWLSGEVEVLGDVAQRTPKDRLYSRVVGEIAELASREVPNRQRSSGNENDAVFFLQAGDDGPAKLWVGAGDGSAHLAAIRSTKALADVPYDVQVKGFNVPFRVAAVRIADGSHIYLGLSERDELRVLRSLRVRFLTLWLAIVLLGFVIVFYATRRMLGHVREITEAASRIGQSDLSSRVPNARGNDEVAHLARTLNHMLDRIESTVHQLHTITDSLAHDLRSPLTAIRGKLETALSDEVKVDPIVSAIDELDRLTDFLNTSLDVAEAKADALRLSRTEIDLDELVRGMLDLYEPCMNDKGLEIQIRSAGSIKVLADAALLHRVIANLLDNELKHLPASCTVSLLLQTNEEMAMLTVEDDGPGFDADVLRHLFERRVRGRESRGHGLGLAFVEAVVRVHGGSVTATNRDEGGARLSITLPSWKDAPKAGSNSLALAKG, encoded by the coding sequence ATGTCCTCAAAGGCGCCTAATCCAATTATGCGCAGTGCCGCCTGGCGTATCTCGCTCTGGGCTACGCTCGCATTCGCGATTGGAACCATGCTGGTATTCGCGATGCTCCATCGGTTTGTAGCGAACGATATCCAGCGGCGAAGCGATGCGTGGCTATCCGGCGAAGTGGAGGTCCTTGGGGATGTGGCGCAAAGAACTCCGAAAGACCGTCTCTACAGCCGCGTGGTTGGCGAGATCGCGGAGTTAGCGAGCCGGGAAGTCCCGAATCGTCAACGTTCCAGCGGCAACGAAAATGATGCCGTCTTCTTCCTCCAGGCGGGAGACGACGGACCCGCCAAACTTTGGGTTGGTGCAGGAGACGGTTCTGCCCATCTCGCAGCGATTCGGTCTACAAAGGCCCTGGCAGACGTTCCTTACGATGTTCAGGTGAAGGGATTCAATGTCCCCTTTCGAGTAGCCGCGGTGCGAATTGCGGATGGCAGTCACATCTATCTCGGACTCTCGGAGAGAGATGAACTGCGAGTACTGCGAAGCCTGAGGGTTCGCTTTCTTACGCTCTGGCTCGCGATTGTGCTGCTGGGCTTCGTGATCGTCTTCTACGCAACGCGGAGGATGCTGGGTCACGTGCGTGAGATTACGGAAGCGGCATCGCGCATCGGCCAATCGGATCTGAGCAGCCGCGTTCCCAACGCCAGAGGAAACGATGAAGTCGCCCATTTAGCTCGCACGCTGAATCATATGCTCGACAGGATCGAGAGCACCGTTCATCAGCTGCACACGATTACGGATTCTCTCGCGCATGACCTGAGGAGTCCTCTTACCGCGATACGAGGCAAGTTGGAGACGGCCTTGTCCGACGAGGTGAAAGTCGACCCTATTGTTTCGGCGATCGACGAACTGGATCGGCTCACTGATTTTCTCAACACTTCGCTCGACGTGGCTGAGGCGAAAGCCGATGCGCTCAGGCTGTCACGCACCGAGATCGACCTGGATGAGCTGGTAAGAGGGATGCTAGACCTTTACGAGCCCTGCATGAACGACAAGGGTCTCGAAATTCAGATTCGTAGTGCGGGTTCCATCAAGGTACTCGCCGATGCAGCACTTCTTCATCGCGTCATTGCCAATCTGCTCGACAACGAACTCAAACACCTGCCCGCATCCTGCACCGTCTCTCTGTTGCTCCAAACCAACGAAGAGATGGCGATGTTGACCGTAGAGGATGATGGCCCCGGGTTTGACGCCGATGTGCTCCGCCATCTCTTCGAGCGAAGGGTCAGAGGGCGGGAGTCGCGCGGACACGGACTCGGTCTTGCTTTCGTCGAGGCCGTCGTCCGCGTTCATGGAGGTAGCGTCACGGCGACCAATCGTGACGAAGGGGGTGCCCGACTCTCCATCACGCTCCCGTCATGGAAGGACGCCCCGAAGGCAGGATCAAACAGCCTTGCTCTCGCAAAGGGATAG
- a CDS encoding winged helix-turn-helix domain-containing protein, whose protein sequence is MRLLLVEDEPEIQSFVKQSLMEAGYEVHTAEDGSAATELASKHVYHGLIVDLGLPDQDGIDLILQLRRSGVTSPVLILSARRSVDDRVKGLELGGDDYLTKPFAIAELLARMRNLLRRNSSQAEDAMRLRVCDLELDMLKRRATRGDEVLNLSPQEFVLLEYLCRHAGRVVTRSMLLKEVWGMRIQPDTNVVDVHIYRLRGKIDTAGREPLIKTLRGIGYVLKGA, encoded by the coding sequence ATGCGACTTCTGCTGGTCGAGGATGAACCCGAGATTCAGAGCTTCGTTAAGCAGTCCTTGATGGAGGCGGGATACGAAGTGCATACGGCGGAAGACGGAAGCGCCGCAACCGAGTTAGCGTCCAAACACGTCTACCACGGTCTTATTGTCGACTTAGGACTTCCGGATCAGGATGGTATCGACCTCATCCTGCAATTACGCAGATCCGGAGTAACGAGTCCCGTACTGATTCTTTCCGCGCGGCGGTCGGTAGACGACCGGGTGAAGGGCCTGGAACTCGGTGGCGATGATTACCTTACGAAACCGTTCGCCATCGCAGAATTGCTCGCGCGGATGCGGAACCTTCTGCGGCGCAACTCCTCACAGGCTGAAGATGCGATGCGTCTCCGGGTCTGTGACCTGGAGTTGGACATGCTTAAACGCAGAGCCACTCGAGGCGATGAAGTTCTAAACCTGAGTCCGCAGGAGTTCGTGCTTCTTGAGTACCTCTGTCGACACGCCGGCCGAGTTGTAACTCGTTCCATGCTTTTGAAGGAGGTCTGGGGCATGCGGATTCAACCAGACACGAACGTGGTCGATGTTCACATTTACAGGCTGCGAGGCAAGATCGATACTGCCGGCCGTGAGCCGTTGATCAAGACACTGCGAGGTATCGGCTATGTCCTCAAAGGCGCCTAA
- the rodA gene encoding rod shape-determining protein RodA: MIRARFRDFDWVLLGFVLVLSVISVLEIRSATAMTKFHGFQQKQIGFLLVGLVLMFAISLVDYHRLLDIAYWAYGVGVFSLVAVRLVGQKVLGGRRWINLGGGVHFQPSEWVKLVLILAMARFFWERVGEGRSLRWGDIGKAFLLIGFPLFMVLKQPDLGTSLTYIPILVAGLFLGGIRLKHAAILVLGVLLVGGIGWSTGKLLKPYQRARVTAFINPDSDPKGSGYQVRQSLIAVGSGGIWGKGTNKGTQTQGDFLPIPYTDFIFAAFCEEHGFIGAIGVLLLYFLILVRLIQNAQTAPDPPGTLIIMGVMAVTLFQVGINIGMCVGFMPVTGIPLPLMSYGGSSIIFTFLALGIVMNIRMRRFVN; the protein is encoded by the coding sequence ATGATTCGCGCGCGATTCCGTGACTTCGACTGGGTGCTGCTGGGCTTTGTGCTCGTGCTCTCGGTTATCAGTGTGCTCGAAATCCGGTCGGCGACCGCTATGACCAAGTTCCATGGCTTTCAGCAGAAGCAGATTGGCTTCCTCCTGGTCGGCCTCGTTCTGATGTTCGCCATCTCACTGGTCGATTACCACCGGCTGCTCGATATTGCGTATTGGGCCTACGGGGTGGGTGTTTTCTCGCTGGTGGCGGTCCGGCTAGTAGGGCAGAAGGTGTTGGGCGGGCGGCGATGGATCAACCTTGGCGGCGGAGTTCACTTTCAGCCTTCGGAGTGGGTCAAGCTGGTACTGATCCTTGCCATGGCGCGATTCTTCTGGGAACGCGTGGGGGAGGGCCGATCTCTGCGCTGGGGAGATATCGGCAAGGCCTTCCTGCTGATCGGCTTTCCGTTGTTCATGGTTTTGAAGCAGCCGGACCTTGGAACTTCGCTGACCTACATTCCGATCCTGGTGGCGGGACTCTTCCTGGGGGGAATCCGGCTGAAGCATGCGGCCATCCTGGTGTTGGGGGTTCTGCTGGTGGGCGGTATCGGCTGGAGCACGGGCAAGCTGCTGAAGCCGTACCAGCGGGCTCGTGTCACCGCGTTTATCAATCCGGACAGCGATCCGAAGGGCTCGGGTTACCAGGTTCGCCAGTCGCTGATTGCCGTTGGATCGGGCGGGATATGGGGCAAGGGGACCAACAAGGGAACCCAGACCCAGGGCGACTTCCTTCCGATTCCGTATACAGACTTTATCTTTGCCGCGTTTTGCGAGGAGCACGGCTTTATCGGCGCGATCGGCGTGCTGCTGCTGTACTTCCTCATTCTTGTGAGGTTGATTCAGAACGCCCAGACCGCGCCCGATCCGCCGGGGACGCTGATCATCATGGGAGTGATGGCGGTGACGCTCTTCCAGGTCGGCATCAATATCGGGATGTGCGTCGGGTTCATGCCGGTGACCGGGATTCCGCTGCCGTTGATGAGCTATGGCGGGTCGTCGATTATCTTTACGTTCCTGGCGCTGGGGATTGTGATGAATATCCGGATGCGGCGGTTTGTGAACTAA
- a CDS encoding DUF2306 domain-containing protein: MPTPTLLAPSSAGSRFKTILWVALGLTVLFVFITSELLLITDYPMYHAYRLQVIADRHLLIPHTLSGVLALLIGPLQFSSRFRQRHLKIHRVLGRIYVVSVFIGSYTGIALAAGRPGLPGTSMQAAAWMVCTAAAFVTARNRQIVAHRQWMARSYAVTFTFVSSRVLNLWPRYWSHLGDSFAAVGVIAFTLASLLIVELGINWHELTTRRA; the protein is encoded by the coding sequence ATGCCAACTCCCACGCTGTTAGCACCCAGCTCCGCCGGTTCCAGATTCAAGACGATTCTCTGGGTCGCGCTTGGTCTCACCGTGCTCTTTGTCTTCATTACCTCGGAACTGCTCCTCATCACCGACTATCCGATGTACCACGCCTACCGTCTGCAGGTCATCGCCGACCGTCATCTCCTCATCCCGCATACGCTCTCCGGCGTGCTGGCTCTCCTCATCGGCCCCCTCCAGTTCTCATCAAGATTTCGTCAACGTCACCTCAAGATCCATCGTGTCCTCGGCCGTATCTACGTCGTGTCCGTCTTTATCGGTTCCTACACGGGGATCGCTCTCGCAGCCGGCCGCCCGGGTCTTCCCGGAACCTCCATGCAGGCTGCCGCGTGGATGGTCTGCACCGCCGCCGCTTTCGTCACGGCGCGCAACCGCCAAATCGTCGCACACCGCCAATGGATGGCGCGCTCCTATGCCGTTACCTTTACCTTCGTCTCCAGCCGCGTACTCAACCTCTGGCCCCGCTACTGGAGCCATCTCGGCGACAGCTTTGCCGCGGTCGGCGTCATCGCCTTCACCCTCGCCTCCCTGCTGATCGTCGAACTCGGCATCAACTGGCACGAGCTCACCACCCGTCGTGCCTGA
- the mrdA gene encoding penicillin-binding protein 2, translated as MEIDSIERNEKLSPVKLHMTQYLVAVVLVILGVGLWRLQVLGATGWRVLAEQNRIRKVPVLAPRGKILDREGRIIVDNYPSVTCYLLREQQKNLDADLPQIANGLHMTVDQIQAIIKHFQLAAKYQPIPLKQDITPDEQAFVEAHRNELPELETLDEQRRLYPRDGFAAHLIGYVGEVSENDLNQSRYAAYAPGDVVGKSGVEETYDEILRGVDGSRDMVVNSHGKEVGLMGQELAQPGQDLRLTIDLDIQMAAEKALEGKIGAIVAMDPHTGEILAMASRPTFDPNQFSVRLTKAYWQSIMENPDHPMMNKTIQAQLAPGSTFKVIMTLAGLQENVAQDMHVQCNGGATFYGHFFACDRHHGGVDIHNALPYSCDTFYYTLANKLGIDTIARYATSVGIGSKTGVDLPDEAAGVMPSEQWKLKTQHDKWYAGETISVGIGQGAIEATPLQLARALGGIASGGALQRPHVVFPTELTKDQLSAVQSTYPGSGEKTVPLTPENWQIITDDMAGVTGPIGTAAAAHLEGVDFAGKTGTAQVMSHTALAMSGRGHNTEPNAWFVGIAPRRNPDIVVAVLWEHGVWGNNSAKLAAQVVTAFVNKQRAKAGNLQKVAEKPAETPAGAGGTAPAAPAGQ; from the coding sequence ATGGAAATCGACAGCATCGAGCGCAATGAGAAGCTCTCTCCCGTCAAGCTGCATATGACGCAGTATCTGGTTGCGGTGGTGTTGGTGATCCTGGGGGTGGGGCTCTGGCGTCTGCAGGTGCTGGGGGCTACAGGCTGGCGGGTTCTGGCCGAACAGAATCGCATTCGCAAGGTCCCGGTGCTTGCGCCGCGAGGGAAGATCCTGGATCGCGAAGGCCGCATCATCGTCGACAACTATCCGTCGGTGACCTGCTACCTGCTGCGGGAGCAGCAGAAGAACCTTGACGCCGACCTGCCGCAGATCGCGAACGGGCTGCACATGACGGTCGATCAGATCCAGGCCATCATCAAGCACTTTCAACTGGCCGCGAAGTATCAGCCCATTCCGCTGAAACAGGACATCACGCCGGACGAGCAGGCGTTCGTTGAGGCGCATCGCAACGAGCTGCCGGAGCTTGAGACGCTCGATGAGCAGCGCCGTCTGTATCCGCGCGACGGCTTTGCGGCGCACCTCATCGGCTATGTTGGCGAGGTCAGCGAGAACGACCTGAACCAGTCTCGCTATGCGGCGTATGCTCCCGGCGATGTTGTGGGCAAGTCGGGGGTCGAAGAGACCTACGACGAGATTCTGCGCGGTGTCGACGGCTCTCGCGATATGGTCGTGAACTCGCATGGCAAAGAGGTTGGCCTGATGGGCCAGGAGCTCGCGCAACCCGGCCAGGACCTGCGGCTGACGATCGACCTCGATATCCAGATGGCGGCGGAGAAGGCGCTCGAAGGCAAGATCGGAGCCATCGTTGCCATGGACCCGCACACCGGCGAGATCCTGGCCATGGCCTCGCGTCCGACCTTCGATCCCAACCAGTTTTCGGTGCGGCTGACCAAGGCCTACTGGCAGTCGATCATGGAAAATCCCGATCATCCGATGATGAACAAGACGATCCAGGCGCAGCTGGCGCCGGGTTCGACCTTCAAGGTCATCATGACGCTGGCGGGTCTCCAGGAAAATGTCGCGCAGGATATGCACGTCCAATGCAACGGTGGCGCGACCTTCTACGGCCACTTCTTTGCCTGCGACCGGCATCACGGGGGAGTCGACATTCACAATGCGCTCCCATACTCCTGCGACACCTTCTATTACACGCTGGCTAACAAGCTGGGCATCGATACGATTGCGCGCTATGCCACCTCGGTCGGCATCGGTTCGAAGACCGGAGTCGATCTGCCTGACGAGGCTGCCGGTGTGATGCCGAGCGAGCAGTGGAAGCTGAAGACGCAGCACGACAAGTGGTATGCGGGCGAGACGATCTCGGTGGGTATCGGACAGGGAGCGATCGAGGCTACGCCCCTGCAACTGGCGCGCGCGCTTGGCGGCATCGCCTCCGGCGGGGCGCTGCAACGGCCGCATGTGGTCTTTCCCACCGAGTTGACGAAGGATCAGTTGTCGGCGGTTCAGAGCACCTATCCCGGATCGGGGGAGAAGACGGTTCCTCTCACTCCCGAGAACTGGCAGATTATTACGGACGATATGGCAGGTGTAACCGGTCCTATCGGCACGGCTGCCGCGGCGCATCTCGAGGGAGTCGACTTTGCGGGCAAGACCGGTACCGCGCAGGTGATGAGCCATACGGCCCTGGCTATGAGCGGCAGGGGGCATAATACCGAGCCTAATGCGTGGTTTGTGGGCATCGCGCCACGTCGCAATCCCGACATTGTGGTTGCCGTGCTGTGGGAGCATGGCGTCTGGGGCAACAACTCCGCCAAGCTTGCCGCTCAAGTGGTCACTGCCTTTGTCAATAAGCAGCGGGCGAAGGCTGGGAACCTCCAGAAGGTGGCGGAAAAGCCTGCGGAGACGCCTGCGGGAGCGGGTGGAACGGCGCCGGCGGCTCCGGCGGGGCAGTAG
- a CDS encoding acyltransferase family protein, translated as MATLHTVESLHANPVRSWKRVDGIDCLRALAIFYVLMNHVNMRLLFAHVPYTKGLPPQLTSSLVWEGQQGVQIFFAVSGFLITSTTIRRWGTLSKVWLRDFYLIRFARIAPLLLTLLAVLSLLHVLHVKDFVVSAETGGLGRALLAALTFHVGWLEATKGYLPGNWDILWSLSVEEMFYLFFPLACRLLGRGKGLVLLLVTFVVLGPFGRTVLTHGNEVWQEYSYLGGMDAIALGCLTALLVSGRSFTRRVLWTLFGLGSALLVFCLGFSIQVWRLGLTKCGLDMTLVAVGACLLIAVAAQTGWRVAGVFSPLLAYGRRSYEIYLTHMFLVFACFDLYLKAGKPLRFVPILFLGVIVLAGVLGELVARFYSEPANRWLRARFGDSPRTLGSVVQAD; from the coding sequence ATGGCAACACTGCATACGGTCGAGAGCCTGCACGCAAACCCAGTCCGAAGCTGGAAAAGAGTTGATGGCATCGATTGTCTGCGAGCCCTCGCGATCTTTTATGTGCTGATGAATCACGTCAACATGCGGCTGCTCTTTGCGCATGTGCCCTATACCAAAGGGCTGCCACCCCAACTGACCTCTTCGCTCGTCTGGGAAGGGCAACAGGGAGTGCAGATCTTCTTTGCGGTCTCCGGGTTTTTGATTACGTCCACGACGATCAGGCGATGGGGAACGCTCTCGAAGGTTTGGCTGCGGGACTTCTATCTCATCCGCTTTGCCCGTATCGCGCCACTGTTGCTCACGCTTCTGGCTGTTCTCAGTCTGCTGCATGTGCTCCACGTGAAGGACTTTGTTGTCTCCGCGGAGACGGGTGGGCTGGGCCGTGCACTGCTGGCGGCGCTTACGTTTCATGTTGGATGGCTGGAGGCGACGAAAGGCTACCTGCCGGGCAACTGGGATATTCTCTGGTCGCTTTCGGTGGAGGAGATGTTCTACCTCTTCTTTCCGCTAGCCTGCCGTCTTTTGGGGCGAGGCAAAGGTCTGGTGCTGCTCCTGGTTACGTTTGTGGTGCTGGGCCCGTTTGGGAGAACGGTTCTTACGCATGGCAATGAAGTCTGGCAGGAGTACTCCTATCTTGGGGGCATGGATGCTATTGCACTGGGCTGCCTGACGGCGCTCCTGGTCTCCGGCCGGTCCTTTACTCGTCGGGTCCTTTGGACACTTTTTGGATTGGGTTCGGCCCTGTTGGTGTTCTGCCTCGGGTTTTCGATTCAGGTCTGGCGGCTTGGGCTGACGAAATGCGGTCTGGATATGACCCTGGTTGCGGTGGGAGCCTGCCTGTTGATTGCCGTGGCCGCGCAGACGGGATGGCGGGTGGCTGGGGTCTTCAGTCCTTTGCTGGCTTATGGGAGACGCAGCTATGAGATCTATCTCACCCACATGTTCCTCGTCTTCGCCTGTTTCGATCTGTACCTGAAGGCTGGGAAGCCTTTGCGTTTTGTCCCGATTCTTTTCCTGGGCGTGATTGTTCTGGCAGGAGTGCTGGGGGAACTGGTGGCCAGATTCTATTCGGAGCCGGCAAATCGCTGGCTGCGGGCCCGTTTTGGGGATAGTCCAAGGACTCTTGGTTCGGTAGTGCAAGCGGATTAG
- a CDS encoding methyltransferase domain-containing protein, protein MRSSAEFDFSRRVSPRELPELMDGECSYEDFRDCLRSLEQVNRWLLGYRPTLAWLERLPRKSQEQVHIVDVGSGGGDLLRQIAGWARRRDIAVHLTGIDLNPYAARAAMESTPKELGIVWATQDALEYRPKKPMDIVVSSLMAHHLEDDEIVALLRWLEATAQAGWFINDLERSEWASRTFECVAEVAGWHRFVRHDGPVSFRRAFQKEDWVRLLAMAEIPQASVTIEHWRPGRLCVGRWK, encoded by the coding sequence ATGCGGTCTAGCGCCGAGTTTGATTTCAGTCGCCGGGTCTCTCCGCGCGAGTTGCCGGAGCTGATGGATGGCGAGTGCAGCTATGAGGATTTCCGCGATTGCCTGCGCAGTCTGGAGCAAGTCAACCGCTGGCTGCTGGGCTATCGGCCAACACTGGCTTGGCTGGAGCGGTTGCCGCGTAAATCACAGGAGCAAGTGCATATCGTCGATGTTGGCAGCGGCGGTGGCGATCTATTGCGGCAGATTGCAGGCTGGGCTCGGAGGCGTGACATCGCTGTGCATTTAACAGGGATCGACTTGAATCCTTATGCGGCACGTGCGGCAATGGAGTCGACGCCGAAGGAGCTCGGAATCGTATGGGCTACCCAGGACGCTCTGGAGTATCGACCGAAAAAGCCGATGGATATCGTCGTGAGCTCGCTGATGGCGCATCATCTGGAGGATGACGAGATCGTCGCGCTGCTGCGGTGGCTGGAAGCGACTGCGCAGGCAGGTTGGTTTATCAACGATCTGGAGCGGTCGGAGTGGGCGAGCCGGACATTTGAGTGCGTGGCAGAGGTAGCGGGGTGGCACCGATTTGTGCGGCATGATGGGCCGGTGTCCTTTCGGCGGGCTTTCCAGAAAGAGGACTGGGTGCGGCTGCTGGCGATGGCTGAAATCCCGCAGGCATCTGTGACGATCGAGCATTGGAGGCCGGGACGGCTGTGTGTGGGGCGGTGGAAGTGA
- a CDS encoding type III polyketide synthase, protein MTTAYLNRIATAVPEHDVHNAFVVFAEQMLAEPRLRSVFRRMAGRADIASRYSFLDPRKGSLNDANEFYRLGNFPSTARRMELFEQSAPVLMRRAVDRLALNEKERSGITHVLVTCCTGLYAPGLDFEIVDHLGLSSGVERTMVGFMGCYAAINALKLARHIVRSDPRAGVLMLNLELCTLHFQETQELEQVLSFLVFADGAAASLISAREQGFALDSFKALMVPGTSGLITWKIRDLGFDMLLSGQVPGELGRALHESELMAEREDIDLWAVHPGGRSILDAVEMSLELPTDTLAASREVLSCFGNMSSATVMFVLQRIMQQALPGQHGCAMAFGPGLTAETMRFHAV, encoded by the coding sequence ATGACTACGGCTTACCTGAACCGCATCGCCACTGCCGTACCGGAGCACGATGTGCATAACGCCTTCGTCGTCTTCGCAGAGCAGATGCTTGCCGAGCCGCGTCTGCGTTCGGTCTTCCGCCGCATGGCAGGCCGAGCTGACATCGCGAGTCGCTACTCATTCCTCGACCCGCGGAAAGGTTCGCTGAATGACGCGAACGAGTTTTATCGGCTAGGTAACTTTCCCAGCACGGCGCGGCGTATGGAGCTGTTTGAGCAGAGCGCTCCGGTGCTGATGAGGCGGGCTGTAGACCGGCTTGCGCTCAATGAGAAGGAACGCTCCGGCATTACGCATGTGCTGGTGACCTGCTGCACAGGGCTCTATGCGCCGGGGCTGGACTTTGAGATCGTCGACCACCTCGGGCTTTCGTCGGGCGTGGAGCGCACGATGGTTGGATTCATGGGATGCTATGCCGCGATCAATGCGCTGAAGCTGGCGCGGCACATTGTGCGCTCCGATCCGAGGGCAGGTGTCCTGATGCTTAACCTGGAGCTATGCACGCTGCACTTCCAGGAGACCCAGGAACTGGAGCAGGTGCTCTCCTTCCTCGTCTTTGCCGATGGCGCGGCGGCGAGTCTGATTAGCGCGCGCGAGCAGGGCTTTGCACTGGACAGCTTCAAGGCGCTGATGGTGCCCGGGACGAGCGGGCTGATTACTTGGAAGATTCGCGATCTCGGATTCGACATGCTGCTCTCAGGACAGGTGCCCGGCGAACTGGGCCGTGCTCTACATGAGAGTGAGCTGATGGCCGAGCGCGAGGACATCGACCTGTGGGCAGTGCATCCCGGCGGGCGTTCGATCCTGGATGCGGTAGAGATGAGTCTGGAGCTGCCGACCGATACGCTCGCGGCGTCGCGCGAGGTGTTGTCATGCTTCGGCAACATGTCTTCGGCGACGGTGATGTTTGTGCTGCAGCGGATCATGCAGCAGGCGCTGCCGGGGCAGCACGGGTGTGCGATGGCGTTTGGACCGGGCCTCACAGCAGAGACGATGCGCTTCCATGCGGTCTAG